In one Diabrotica virgifera virgifera chromosome 7, PGI_DIABVI_V3a genomic region, the following are encoded:
- the LOC114330099 gene encoding B2 protein-like has product MTPEIKAKVIEIGRSCMEESGADLELIIKLQQGEFTDDPKLKQQFLCMNKKIGLQKENGDIDEAAIRERINQFTNDPKKTEELMKECVIKEAAAEETAFKSIKCLYDKAPKDAIKKF; this is encoded by the coding sequence ATGACTCCAGAGATCAAAGCAAAAGTGATAGAGATTGGAAGATCTTGCATGGAAGAAAGCGGAGCAGACTTGGAACTGATTATAAAACTTCAACAAGGAGAGTTCACTGATGATCCTAAACTCAAGCAACAATTTCTTTGcatgaataaaaaaattggcCTTCAAAAAGAAAATGGGGATATAGATGAAGCCGCAATTAGAGAGAGAATTAATCAATTTACGAACGATCCTAAGAAAACAGAAGAGCTTATGAAGGAATGTGTTATTAAGGAAGCGGCCGCTGAAGAAACTGCTTTCAAAAGTATTAAGTGTTTATATGATAAAGCTCCGAAGGATGCTATTAAGAAATTTTAG